The Agarilytica rhodophyticola genome has a window encoding:
- a CDS encoding cytochrome b translates to MNTMKPLSKTTLALHWLVAMAMLGLVGLGWYMAEFKQYQYYHLHKSIGLLVIVLVLARVGWRIRKGWPEHVVNYSASEVLLSKIVHWVLLLSTLLMPIWGMLYSGGSGHGFGIFGLEIFPSNHSHEDPSVIIPLSEFWSNLGHVAHRYNGYIFISAIALHIIGALKHHIIDKDFTLKRMLGKNPN, encoded by the coding sequence ATGAATACAATGAAACCATTAAGTAAAACCACACTTGCCTTGCATTGGCTGGTAGCCATGGCCATGTTGGGGCTCGTTGGTTTGGGTTGGTACATGGCAGAATTTAAGCAGTATCAATACTATCATTTGCACAAGTCTATCGGTTTACTGGTCATAGTATTAGTACTAGCAAGAGTTGGCTGGCGCATTAGAAAAGGCTGGCCAGAACATGTGGTAAACTATAGCGCTAGCGAAGTACTACTCTCTAAAATAGTACATTGGGTACTGTTGCTTTCCACTCTATTAATGCCAATATGGGGTATGCTGTATTCCGGTGGCAGTGGCCATGGATTTGGTATATTTGGCTTGGAAATATTTCCCAGCAACCACAGTCACGAAGACCCTTCGGTCATCATACCCTTAAGCGAATTTTGGAGCAACCTTGGACATGTGGCACACAGATACAACGGCTATATTTTTATAAGTGCTATAGCCCTTCATATTATCGGCGCACTAAAACATCATATTATTGATAAAGACTTTACCCTCAAACGTATGTTGGGGAAAAACCCTAATTAA
- a CDS encoding SDR family NAD(P)-dependent oxidoreductase, whose product MKSLNIAIIGASGGIGSAFVHALAQEKSNVIYAFSRSKAKFDYDNVNWSPIDICQESSVQDASHIVSSSANKLDLVVVTSGVLHDQDLSPEKSLRDLDLTKLEKYFRINTIGPMLVAKYFLPLLHANKRSIFAVLSARVGSISDNRLGGWYGYRASKAALNMMLKNASIEITRNKKQAIVVGLHPGTVDSDLSRPFQKNVPAKQLFTAEYCAEKLLDVINTLATDDSGKTFAWDGKAISY is encoded by the coding sequence ATGAAAAGTTTAAATATTGCAATTATAGGAGCCTCTGGAGGTATTGGCTCTGCCTTTGTCCATGCTTTAGCTCAAGAAAAATCCAATGTTATCTACGCTTTTTCAAGATCAAAAGCTAAATTTGATTACGACAATGTAAACTGGTCACCTATTGACATATGCCAGGAAAGCTCTGTTCAAGATGCCTCTCATATTGTCTCATCTTCAGCAAACAAGCTTGACCTTGTTGTGGTTACCAGCGGCGTTTTGCATGATCAAGATCTATCGCCAGAAAAATCTTTACGCGATCTAGACCTTACAAAACTTGAAAAGTACTTTCGCATAAATACTATTGGCCCTATGCTCGTCGCAAAATACTTTTTGCCTTTACTACATGCCAACAAACGCAGCATCTTTGCTGTGTTATCAGCGAGAGTTGGCAGTATATCAGACAACAGGCTAGGCGGTTGGTACGGTTACCGTGCCTCCAAAGCAGCACTAAATATGATGTTAAAAAATGCAAGCATTGAAATAACTCGCAATAAAAAACAGGCCATTGTTGTTGGCCTTCATCCAGGTACAGTAGATAGTGACTTGTCACGTCCATTTCAAAAAAATGTCCCCGCCAAACAATTATTCACCGCCGAATATTGCGCTGAAAAATTATTAGATGTTATTAACACATTAGCAACCGATGATAGTGGCAAAACATTCGCATGGGATGGCAAGGCTATCAGCTACTAA
- a CDS encoding NAD(P)/FAD-dependent oxidoreductase, giving the protein MKIAIIGAGLAGMTTAQQLVQENIEVDVFEKSRGLGGRLATKRLEWAHIDTGAQYFTARNEAFQKQVDQWIEDRVVAPWHFSPYKVIDEELRPSSDNIVRYVGCPGMSSIVGALARGINVHLNTLIVSVDKREEKWQLQSQKGERYLDYDWIITSLPAEQTASLFTTEHESLLNIPASPHLPCWALALATNGSVDAQIQGIFGDKVVSWASRLSSRPPMKDLDNLHHDYNDLWMLHFSPSWSLENHKETDTDIVATGLHWLQNLLQTSLTLKYEHRHYWRYASVKPEANAGICINHDMKIAAIGAWCCGGRVEGAYLSAMELLNNIIYPN; this is encoded by the coding sequence ATGAAAATCGCAATTATTGGAGCAGGCCTGGCGGGCATGACAACGGCTCAGCAATTAGTCCAAGAAAATATCGAAGTTGATGTTTTTGAAAAGTCTCGAGGCTTAGGCGGCCGCCTCGCCACTAAACGTCTAGAATGGGCACATATCGACACTGGCGCACAGTATTTTACTGCCAGGAACGAAGCTTTTCAAAAGCAGGTTGATCAATGGATAGAAGACCGCGTCGTGGCGCCCTGGCACTTTTCTCCCTATAAAGTTATTGACGAGGAACTGCGTCCATCGAGTGACAACATTGTTCGTTATGTGGGCTGTCCGGGAATGAGTAGTATTGTAGGAGCACTAGCGAGGGGAATTAACGTACACCTTAACACCCTTATTGTGAGTGTAGATAAGAGAGAGGAAAAATGGCAGCTGCAAAGTCAGAAAGGTGAACGTTACTTGGATTATGACTGGATAATTACCAGCCTGCCAGCGGAGCAAACAGCCTCACTTTTTACAACAGAGCATGAATCATTATTAAATATACCTGCTTCACCTCATTTGCCGTGCTGGGCGCTAGCCTTAGCCACAAATGGTAGCGTTGACGCTCAAATACAAGGAATTTTTGGTGACAAGGTTGTTTCTTGGGCATCTCGTCTATCTTCTCGTCCACCGATGAAAGATTTAGATAACTTGCATCATGATTATAATGATCTATGGATGTTACACTTTTCTCCTTCGTGGTCACTGGAAAACCATAAAGAAACTGATACCGATATTGTCGCTACTGGTTTGCATTGGCTACAAAATTTATTACAAACATCTCTTACATTAAAATATGAACACCGTCATTATTGGCGCTATGCCAGTGTCAAACCCGAGGCCAACGCAGGTATTTGCATTAACCATGACATGAAAATAGCAGCAATAGGTGCTTGGTGTTGTGGTGGTCGCGTGGAAGGTGCTTACCTATCGGCTATGGAATTGTTGAATAACATCATTTATCCGAATTAA
- a CDS encoding LysR family transcriptional regulator, which translates to MDLLKSIEIFREVCKQMSFSQAANTLNLVPSAVSRQVNELEKHLGVRLLQRTTRSISLTEEGKRYLRKMEMISQNVSELMDLARDDEHVEDHIYFTAPPILVDDAMMAVINEYLTRFPNVSLSLSLVNREINLVEEGYDLALRVGALENSNLISRKVGQFSISVVASPQYLAHHGRPLHPKDLASHDCIINTLVSSPHRWNFAENKRKFSVKIRGRVEVNSDAILRTYACAGLGIAYVPSLIVQDKITKGELQPILEEYLPGTAPVSLIYPSQQYLSVAKRKLIDCLVQHFEYTSS; encoded by the coding sequence ATGGATTTACTTAAGTCTATAGAAATATTTCGTGAAGTATGCAAACAGATGAGCTTTAGCCAGGCGGCTAATACGCTCAACCTTGTGCCTTCTGCAGTTAGTCGCCAAGTAAATGAGCTAGAAAAACACCTGGGTGTTAGGCTTCTCCAGAGGACAACTCGCTCAATCAGCTTGACCGAGGAGGGTAAACGTTACTTGCGTAAAATGGAGATGATCAGCCAAAACGTGAGTGAATTGATGGATCTTGCAAGGGATGATGAACACGTGGAAGATCATATATATTTTACTGCTCCCCCTATATTGGTTGATGATGCCATGATGGCGGTAATTAATGAATACTTAACCCGTTTTCCCAATGTATCCTTATCTTTGAGCCTAGTGAACCGAGAAATTAATTTGGTTGAAGAAGGGTATGATCTTGCTTTACGGGTTGGCGCCCTTGAAAACTCCAATCTCATTTCTCGCAAAGTGGGACAATTTTCGATTTCTGTTGTGGCTTCACCTCAATATCTTGCTCACCATGGAAGGCCTTTACACCCGAAAGATTTGGCCAGTCATGATTGCATTATTAACACCTTAGTAAGTTCACCCCACCGCTGGAACTTCGCAGAAAACAAGCGTAAGTTTTCTGTTAAAATTCGCGGTAGAGTAGAGGTCAATAGTGACGCGATACTGCGTACTTATGCTTGCGCAGGTTTAGGTATTGCTTATGTGCCTTCGCTAATTGTGCAAGATAAAATTACTAAGGGAGAGCTGCAACCGATATTGGAAGAATATTTGCCTGGCACTGCACCGGTATCCCTTATTTATCCAAGCCAACAATACCTCAGTGTTGCTAAACGCAAACTTATTGACTGTCTAGTGCAACACTTTGAGTATACGTCGTCTTAA
- a CDS encoding short chain dehydrogenase: MKIAVIGATGTIGRKVCERLKTDHDVIQVGYKSGDYHVDIADKASITHLFEQLGNVDAIICTTGLSAFAPLQELTDEQFELSFNNKVMGQINILRIGQHHLRTGGVIVLTTGVLADHPIPGSAATSAANGAVNAFVKAAALELKDKLRINAVSPAFITESLQAMGVDSSQGVSAADTATVYEKVVTGSLSGQIIDVRNALSQE; the protein is encoded by the coding sequence ATGAAAATCGCAGTTATTGGTGCCACAGGAACCATTGGACGTAAGGTTTGCGAGCGACTTAAAACAGATCATGACGTCATTCAGGTGGGATACAAGAGCGGCGATTATCACGTGGATATCGCCGATAAAGCCTCTATCACCCATCTCTTTGAGCAACTGGGAAACGTGGACGCTATTATATGTACCACTGGACTTTCCGCCTTTGCGCCATTACAAGAGCTAACAGATGAGCAATTCGAGTTAAGCTTTAACAACAAGGTGATGGGCCAAATCAACATCCTACGAATAGGCCAACACCATCTGCGAACAGGTGGCGTCATTGTCTTAACTACAGGTGTACTTGCTGACCACCCCATTCCAGGTTCGGCCGCTACCAGTGCCGCCAACGGTGCTGTTAACGCGTTTGTCAAAGCAGCGGCGCTGGAACTAAAAGACAAACTACGGATTAATGCTGTAAGTCCTGCTTTCATAACTGAATCATTGCAGGCAATGGGCGTGGATAGTAGCCAGGGAGTCAGCGCTGCTGACACTGCCACAGTTTATGAAAAAGTGGTGACAGGTTCCTTAAGTGGCCAAATTATCGATGTAAGAAATGCCCTATCACAAGAATAA